ATCAAAACATTCAAGGACTATGAGAGATCGAAAAGAGGAGACCAGATCTCTGCAGCGCTCATAAAAGGAATCAATGAATCAAGATGCGCAATTATCTTATTCTCGAGGAACTATGCTTCTTCAATACGATGCCTTGAAGAGCTTTCCTTGATAATGGAATGCAGGGAAAAGCTTGGCCAAAAGGTATTTCCTGTTTTCCTCATGGGTGTGGAAGGTTCGGACGTACGACGTCAAAAGGGAAGCTTTGGGGAGCCTTTTCGCCTACACCAAGAGTGCTTCGAGCCAGAGGTGGTGAAAAGGTGGAGGTCAGCTCTGGAAATAGCAGGGGAACTCCGTGGATGGAACTTAAAAGACAAACACGGGTAATTACTTCCTGCCTTAGCCGCAGGATTTCATTTTGAGAACGAGTACCTAAATATAAAGATTTAGGCCCTTTTTAACTGCAGTTTGTGCTGAATCTCCAGATTAACCGCCCTGTTTGTCTTGAACAAGACATGGATCTGGTGGTTTTATGCTTTTGTTGTACTGTCTTTGATTTCTGCTATGTAATTTAGCTAATTGTGTCTGCCATTTTTCGTTTCCTTCTCATTTTAATGTGGGAATCTTTCTATTGCAGTGATGACGAGACGTTGATTAAAAAGATAGTGAAAGATGTCTCCAATGCGCTGAGTGAGATCCCTTCTCCAAAGCCTGTGATAGAGATCCCAACCGAGCTAATTGAGATCCAGCCATCAACTCAACGCATGCTACAGCAGATGCTTGATTGCATATGTGATCCAGATCCAGAAATTGGCATCTTTGGAATATATGGTATGGGGGGAGTGGGTAAAACCACTCTGGCCAAACAACTAAACAATCACTTAGAAAAAGATTTGGCCAGAGGAGTAAAGATACCTTTTGAGATTGTGATAATGGTCACAGTGTCTGCCACTGCCAATATATCAAGTATCCAAACCAGTATTGGTAAGCGCCTTGGATTATTAGATAATAGTGAGGCTGATGCATTGTTTGCCACCCTAaggaagaagaatttttttctaatattggATGATGTGTGGTGCAAATTGAAGCTCGAGGATGTTGGAATCCCTCACCCTTGAAATAACAAAGGGAGCAAGATTCTTGTGATTAGTCGAGATCAAAATATCTGCACTGATATGGGTGCTAGTAAAACAATCAAAGTACAACCATTATCTGAAGCCGAGTCGTGGGAGCTTTTTGTTGAACTAGTTGGTGAACATGTTGCCGATGGTATAAAGTGCTTTGCTGAAAAAATTGTTCGAAGGTGTCAGGGTCTGCCTCTTGCAATTGTCACTGTTG
This Macadamia integrifolia cultivar HAES 741 chromosome 10, SCU_Mint_v3, whole genome shotgun sequence DNA region includes the following protein-coding sequences:
- the LOC122091416 gene encoding TMV resistance protein N-like; protein product: MVGRWRSALRTAAQLSGWSFIDFGLMANHTVIPSSSASGWNYDVILSFKQEEKERGNSFASNLCASLEGANIKTFKDYERSKRGDQISAALIKGINESRCAIILFSRNYASSIRCLEELSLIMECREKLGQKVFPVFLMGVEGSDVRRQKGSFGEPFRLHQECFEPEVVKRWRSALEIAGELRGWNLKDKHGDDETLIKKIVKDVSNALSEIPSPKPVIEIPTELIEIQPSTQRMLQQMLDCICDPDPEIGIFGIYGMGGVGKTTLAKQLNNHLEKDLARGVKIPFEIVIMVTVSATANISSIQTSIGKRLGLLDNSEADALFATLRKKNFFLILDDVWCKLKLEDVGIPHP